One stretch of Streptomyces sp. NBC_01363 DNA includes these proteins:
- a CDS encoding methylated-DNA--[protein]-cysteine S-methyltransferase, whose protein sequence is MNSNGVVEWAVVGSDIGPLLLAATGTGLVSVAFHARPEVREKAVGQLWTRLGAEPVESPGSARLAEPIRQLAAYFAGSSREFSLDLDWSLASGFNRQVLRELATGVPYGTVVGYGDLAGRVGQPGAAQAVGVAMASNPLPVVVPCHRVVESDGGLGGFGGGVETKRQLLALEGVLPRPLF, encoded by the coding sequence ATGAACAGCAACGGGGTCGTCGAGTGGGCCGTCGTCGGGAGCGACATCGGCCCGCTGCTCCTTGCCGCGACCGGTACGGGCCTGGTGAGCGTGGCCTTCCACGCCCGTCCCGAGGTGCGGGAGAAGGCGGTGGGGCAGCTGTGGACGCGGCTCGGCGCGGAGCCGGTGGAGAGTCCCGGCTCCGCCCGGCTCGCCGAGCCGATACGCCAGCTCGCGGCGTACTTCGCGGGCTCGTCGCGGGAGTTCTCGCTCGACCTGGACTGGTCGCTGGCCTCCGGCTTCAACCGCCAGGTGCTCCGCGAGCTGGCGACGGGCGTGCCGTACGGGACGGTCGTCGGATACGGGGATCTCGCCGGTCGCGTGGGACAGCCGGGAGCCGCGCAGGCGGTCGGGGTGGCCATGGCGTCCAATCCGCTGCCGGTGGTGGTGCCGTGCCACCGGGTGGTGGAGAGCGACGGCGGACTCGGCGGTTTCGGCGGGGGTGTCGAGACCAAGCGGCAACTGCTGGCGCTGGAGGGCGTGCTGCCCCGGCCGCTGTTCTGA